The Neptunomonas concharum genomic interval GGAAAGAAGAACAGAAAGACCAAGTGCTTTGATAAGAGATTGCTTGTACATTTTGCCTATCCTTTGCGTTAGTGTTTTTATTTGAATCAAAGGCGCTTAATAATTGTACAATTGTTAAGCGTAGATTCAGTGTAGACGCAAAACTGAGTTATTCCTCTTTTTTGTTATTTTATTTTATGCTACTAAAGTCTTGCTTTACGCTTTGTTTGTTGGCTAGAGATATGCATTTAATAATGATTGTTTCACGTGAAACATTACCCGCCTACGTTGATGGCGCCATATCTAGAAGCCAGTTTGCCGACTCTGTATTTTAATCGCTCTTCTCAATGAAGATGCAGCTCTGCTATTACCGCGTAATAGACCATAAGCGCTTTTCCCTGTTTGTAAGTACGTTGACATTGATGGTTTTAGACCGACCTGTGCTGGGCAAGGTATTGCATAAGCGAGGCGCGATGATCGGCGTATTGTCGCGCTTTATGACTTTACTTACAAAGGGGGATGTCATTCCGCGTAATACTGCGCTGTAGTTAGGTAAAAAGCGTATCTCCGTACCAATGGGTAAGGATTTTCTGCCACAGTCAATGATGAGGTGATCACTGCTAGCTCCGATGATTTTAATACCTGTTGGTGAGGTCAGTCCTGTGGGGTCAACATCTTGCTGACCAATAGCTAGGATTGCTTGTGCTATGCTGCCTTTGTCAATGTCCGATGATTTGGCCATGCCGAAGGCAGTCTGGGCTATCTCCCCCCAAGGGAGGGATGGCTTAATCTTTGATTCAATGACTTCTGCAATGAGTGTAATAGCATCAGTATGTAGGCTCTCTATTGGTTGTCGATACAATGCCTCCCGACCAAAGAGTATCGATTCGCCTAAGCGTAAATTATTGATGCGACCAAGGTCGGCGCCACTCAAGGCCCAGTTTATATTAGCTGAGTTACCGCCAGAAATTATTTCGAGTGATATGCCAAAGGTATGCTCGATATCATTGGCTAGCGATGAAAGTTCGGCCATGTTGTCTGCAGAGGGGGATACACCGTTGTGGCAAGCTAGATTTGCACCGATACCCTTCAGCTTGACGCCCGGAAGTGCCAGCACCTGTCTGACGGTATTCTCCAAATCAGCGGGCATGATCCCCTCTCGAAGATCCCCTAATTCAATCATCAATACGATACCATGACACTTTCGGGCTGTGACGGCTGCATCAGAGAGTTTATGAATGACCTCAAGCTCACTATTTAAACTAATATCAGCATATCGAACGGTACGACTTGCATCGCTCATCATTGGGGAGCGAATAAGCATCAATGGTACCTGAATGCCCGCATGACTCATCGCTTCGATATTCTCAATGCGAGAGTCCCCAATCATGGTAGCTCCGGCCTGCAGCATTGTGAGGGCTATCTCAGGTGAGCCCAGGCTCACTTTAGTAATCCCTGTTATGGATATACCCACTTCGGATAGCCTGCTAACGAGGGACTCAGTGTTTTGTTTTATTTTGGTAAGGTCTATCTCAAGCCTTGGCGTATTCATAGCGGGCAAATGGTTTGCTTTTCACTGAGTTCAGGAAACGCTTTAAAAACCATGTCGACTAAGTGTTTGGGTGAGCATGAGAGTGCATCGATAGAGGGGATACCGAGTTTCCTTTCATACGTTGTGGCAGCCGTGCAAGTTTCTTCATTGGTCATGTTCTCGTGATTGAGCGTTAAGCCAATCACTGTGGTATCGGAAAACGTTTGTATTAAATTGATCTCCGACTCTGGGCTAGGCATTGGCATCAAATCAAAATCGCAGCGGGCTATTCGTTTAGGCGCGTGTTGCAGTATTACTCCATTAGGGCAGCTCCCGCGGAGAATGAAGGAAGTAGTCGAATAGGCCGGATGGCTAAGGGCTCCCTGTCCTTCGATTAAAATCACATCAGGTTTTTCTGTCTGAAAAGCCTCAAGGATAATTGCTTCTAGCTCGCCTGCACAAAACTGTGAAGGAACCGCATCCAGGGCAATACCATATCGTGCGCCTTGAATTAGGCTGGTTTGGCCCGTACCGATTAGCACAACATTTAGGCCAACGTGTCTGAGTGCTCGTGCCAAAATGGTAGCTGTTGTTCGTTTGCCGATTGCACAGTCAGTACCTAAAATGGCAATTCGTGGGCAAGTCACTTCTTTTATTCTACCGCTGAATATGTGCAATTCTTTCTTGGCTTTGGGGCGCCGTATATCAAGAATGTTTACATTGTGAGTTATGCAGGCAGCTGCAAATTGAGCATCATCATTAAGGAATTCATGTAAGCCATTTACAATGTTCATTCCAAGGCTCATAGCGTTAAGTAACAGGGCTCGCTCGTTTGAGGAAAGCATGCCGCTTGAAGGTGCTATCCCATAAATAAAGAACGCTGGCACGGCAGCTGTGTGTGAGAGGGCTGTGGCAAGATCTTTATGAATAGGTATCGAGTTGGCTTTACCATCTAGCACAACGCCAGCATCTTGCCCTGCTTTCTGGCTGTCGATTACCGATAGTATTTCATATTTCTCTGAGTGTCTGACTAAGCCATTGGCTGTTTTACCGTCTATGCCGCCGAAATGTCCTTCGCAATAAAGGACAGCGCTTGCCAAATGTTTGGTTGGATGGTGTTGTTTTAATGGGTATAAAGTTAGCTGTGTAGACGTGTGTGTTGCCAGATCTGATTGAGCGCTTTGCTGTGGATTGGGTGGCCCTTGGGGCGAATAAAATCGAGCTTGCGTAGGTAGTGGTGGAATAATAGACATGGTAATACCTCGGACTGATTTATGCTCAGGGAGGCGACACATTGAACCAACACTAATCGTTGGACGGCAATAAGAGGTCCCCACTAAGCGGTGGGGTGCTCTATACCCTACCACAGTTAGCCTATAGATGTTGGCTATTCCCCCTCAGGTTTTCTGAGGGCCTCCCTTTAGATAAACAATTGGATAGTTTTTTAGGGCAATGAAAAAATTATGGCCTCTATCAATCTGAAACGAGGCTATACGGTATGTCAGATACAGGGGTTCTTAATAGAGCCGAAATAGGAGAAGCACCTAAGCAACGCCGCGAGTACCCTTGGAAGCTTGTGGGTGTGATCTCTGCAACCCTGCTTGTGGGAGTGCTTAGCTGGCTATTTCTGTCACCTACAATGGCAATTACTGCTGCCTTAGCGGTCTTTTGTATTGGGTTGTGGTCTACAGCTGCATTGCCTGAGTACTGGCCTGCCCTGGCTTTTTTTCTAATAGCTTCTGTGCTGTCTGTTGCGCCTGAGCAAGTTGTTTTTTCAGGGTTTGAGTCTTCGGCTTTTTGGTTGCTATTTAGCGGCATCGTCTTAGGGGCCTCGATCTCGTATACTGGCCTCGGTCGACGCTCGGCGATTTTTCTATCGAAGATGTTGGGTGATCAATATGTGAGTGTGCTGTCTGGGATTGTGTGTTTTGGTGTTGGCTTAGCTTTTATTATGCCCTCAGCCATGGGGCGTGTAGCGTTGTTAATCCCTATAACTTTAGCGCTTGCTGATCAGATGGGTTATGAACCAGGGCGTAATGGTCGTGCGGGAATGCTGACGGCTGCGGCGTTTGGTACTTGTTTGCCGGCATTTTCAATATTGCCTGCTAATGGTCCAAATATGATTCTGGCCGGTATGGCTGAAGGTTTATACGGTATGCATCTGCCCTATTGGGATTATCTACTATTACACTTTCCTGTTCTGGGGTTACTTAAATCTGTTTTTTTAGTCTTGCTGATCCTGTGGGTTTTTCCTGATCGGGCGCCTATCGTGCGTTCGGTTCCCCTCAAGTCTGAACCGATGAATGGCAGTGAACGACGATTAACGACGCTGCTGGCGGTCTGCTTACTTTTTTGGTTTACAGATAGCGTCCACCATATTTCTCCGGGTTGGATAGGCTTGGCTGCTGCGCTCTTCTGCTTGTGGCCAGGTGCTGGGCTGACGTCTAAAAACTGTTTGAATGAAGATATTAAATATGGCCCCCTCTTCTTTGTTGCCGCTATTATGGGGCTAGGAGCCGTGATTTCGGACACGGGTCTAGGGGGTGTGGTTGTTGATGGTTTGAGTAATCGTGCGGGCTTTTCTCCTGATACGCCTTACTGGAATATAGCGGCCTTAACACTAATCTCGACATTGGTTGGTGCCGTAACAAACTTACCGGGAGTGCCTGCTATCATGACTCCGATAGCAAGCGACCTGGCTGCTTTTACCGGGCTTTCTTTGTCGGCTGTGCTCATGACTCAGGTGTTAGCATTTTCGAGCGTTTTATTGCCTTTTCAGGCGCCCCCTTTGGTTGCAGCCATTCAGCTAGGGAACTTGCCTGTAGGCAAAGTTACAAAGTTGTGTCTCATGATGTTTGTAGTGTCGATTTTTGTATTAATTCCCTTGGATCTGTTGTGGTGGATGATCCTTGGTATTCTGTAATGGTAAGGGTAAGTCTTGAGGCAAGTGTATGGATATTCATCAGCTTAAAACCTTTGTGACGGTAGCCCGCGAAGGGAGTATTACGCGAGCATCGGATCTACTTTTTTTGAGTCAGCCAGCTGTAAGTGCCCACATAAAGGCAATGGAAGATACATTAGGCATCCTTCTATTTGATCGCACTCCAAAGGGTATGGTGCTTACTCATGGAGGGCATCGGTTGTTGGTTAAAGCAGAGGATGTGTTGTGCTCCCATCAGCAGTTTCTTTCTGAAGCTACTCAGATCAAAGGGATATTATCTGGGAAACTGCGCTTAGGCGTTGGAGGGCATGCTAGTTCCGAAGCGCTGGGTAGATTGCTGTGTTCCTTATCTGAGGAATATCCAGAAGTAGAAGTTGTGCTTAAGCATAGCTCTTCTCTTGATATTGTCAGTGGGATAAAAGCCGGAAACCTTGACGCTGGCTTTTATAATGAAGCAGGCCAACCGAGTGGAGCGTTGTCTTTTATTGAGATCAATCGTTTTGCTTTGTACTTAGCAGCACCAATAGAAATGATAGATCCTGCTCTCCCCCTGAATTGGGATCGTTTGGCAGATCTTCCGTGGATCTGCCCTGCTTCAAGCACCTGTTGTGGGCAAGCTGCTGAGGCTTTGTTTCAGGCTCATGGTATAAGGCCTAAACGAATAATCAGTATTGATAGTGAGGCTGTGACTCGTACGCTGATTGCTGGTGGTGTTGGTGTGGGCCTTTTGCATGAGTCAGTAGCTCGGGAGGCTAAAGCAAAAGGTGATGTTGAGCTAATCTGTGAAACAGATAACCCGGTTAGGGTACTGTTTGCTTGTTTATCAGGGCGTACTGAGGAGCGTCTATTGTGCGAAGTAAACTCGATTGTTTCACGTGAAACATCGATTTAACCAAA includes:
- a CDS encoding alanine/ornithine racemase family PLP-dependent enzyme, coding for MNTPRLEIDLTKIKQNTESLVSRLSEVGISITGITKVSLGSPEIALTMLQAGATMIGDSRIENIEAMSHAGIQVPLMLIRSPMMSDASRTVRYADISLNSELEVIHKLSDAAVTARKCHGIVLMIELGDLREGIMPADLENTVRQVLALPGVKLKGIGANLACHNGVSPSADNMAELSSLANDIEHTFGISLEIISGGNSANINWALSGADLGRINNLRLGESILFGREALYRQPIESLHTDAITLIAEVIESKIKPSLPWGEIAQTAFGMAKSSDIDKGSIAQAILAIGQQDVDPTGLTSPTGIKIIGASSDHLIIDCGRKSLPIGTEIRFLPNYSAVLRGMTSPFVSKVIKRDNTPIIAPRLCNTLPSTGRSKTINVNVLTNREKRLWSITR
- a CDS encoding DUF1611 domain-containing protein; the encoded protein is MSIIPPLPTQARFYSPQGPPNPQQSAQSDLATHTSTQLTLYPLKQHHPTKHLASAVLYCEGHFGGIDGKTANGLVRHSEKYEILSVIDSQKAGQDAGVVLDGKANSIPIHKDLATALSHTAAVPAFFIYGIAPSSGMLSSNERALLLNAMSLGMNIVNGLHEFLNDDAQFAAACITHNVNILDIRRPKAKKELHIFSGRIKEVTCPRIAILGTDCAIGKRTTATILARALRHVGLNVVLIGTGQTSLIQGARYGIALDAVPSQFCAGELEAIILEAFQTEKPDVILIEGQGALSHPAYSTTSFILRGSCPNGVILQHAPKRIARCDFDLMPMPSPESEINLIQTFSDTTVIGLTLNHENMTNEETCTAATTYERKLGIPSIDALSCSPKHLVDMVFKAFPELSEKQTICPL
- a CDS encoding SLC13 family permease, which encodes MSDTGVLNRAEIGEAPKQRREYPWKLVGVISATLLVGVLSWLFLSPTMAITAALAVFCIGLWSTAALPEYWPALAFFLIASVLSVAPEQVVFSGFESSAFWLLFSGIVLGASISYTGLGRRSAIFLSKMLGDQYVSVLSGIVCFGVGLAFIMPSAMGRVALLIPITLALADQMGYEPGRNGRAGMLTAAAFGTCLPAFSILPANGPNMILAGMAEGLYGMHLPYWDYLLLHFPVLGLLKSVFLVLLILWVFPDRAPIVRSVPLKSEPMNGSERRLTTLLAVCLLFWFTDSVHHISPGWIGLAAALFCLWPGAGLTSKNCLNEDIKYGPLFFVAAIMGLGAVISDTGLGGVVVDGLSNRAGFSPDTPYWNIAALTLISTLVGAVTNLPGVPAIMTPIASDLAAFTGLSLSAVLMTQVLAFSSVLLPFQAPPLVAAIQLGNLPVGKVTKLCLMMFVVSIFVLIPLDLLWWMILGIL
- a CDS encoding LysR family transcriptional regulator, with product MDIHQLKTFVTVAREGSITRASDLLFLSQPAVSAHIKAMEDTLGILLFDRTPKGMVLTHGGHRLLVKAEDVLCSHQQFLSEATQIKGILSGKLRLGVGGHASSEALGRLLCSLSEEYPEVEVVLKHSSSLDIVSGIKAGNLDAGFYNEAGQPSGALSFIEINRFALYLAAPIEMIDPALPLNWDRLADLPWICPASSTCCGQAAEALFQAHGIRPKRIISIDSEAVTRTLIAGGVGVGLLHESVAREAKAKGDVELICETDNPVRVLFACLSGRTEERLLCEVNSIVSRETSI